A genomic window from Camelina sativa cultivar DH55 chromosome 2, Cs, whole genome shotgun sequence includes:
- the LOC104742384 gene encoding peptidyl-prolyl cis-trans isomerase FKBP12 — translation MGVEKEVIRPGNGPKPTPGQTVTVHCTGFGKGGDLSQKFWSTKDEGQQPFSFQIGKGSVIKGWDEGVMGMQIGEVARLRCTPDYAYGAGGFPAWGIQPNSVLDFEIEVLSLQ, via the exons atgggTGTGGAGAAGGAAGTCATCAGACCCGGCAACGGTCCTAAACCCACTCCGGGTCAAACCGTCACCGTCCATTGCACCGGATTCG ggAAAGGTGGTGATCTATCCCAGAAGTTCTGGAG TACAAAGGATGAGGGGCAACAACCTTTCTCGTTCCAAATCGGTAAAGGTTCTGTGATCAAAG GATGGGATGAAGGCGTTATGGGAATGCAGATTGGAGAGGTTGCTCGTTTGAGG TGCACACCGGATTACGCATACGGCGCTGGTGGGTTTCCGGCATGGGGAATCCAGCCAAACTCGGTTCTCGACTTTGAAATCGAAGTACTGAGCCTGCAGTGA